Proteins encoded by one window of Cyanobacteriota bacterium:
- a CDS encoding SDR family oxidoreductase, giving the protein MAKVAIVTGNAKGLGKAISERLSELAYLEPQIIRSKDYDLKNPQQAQRLIQETIEKYGQLDLLVNNIGTYAAKTIDDLEINEWQDMVATNLNAAFYLSKYALPHLRKSRGSIINIGFAGLESNIPMPRIIAYQSAKAGLLALTKGLAKAEAVNQVKINMVSPGTMENSVEHNAMDKIPMGRLAKMSEVVDAVMLLVQSDYITGQNIDISGGWGL; this is encoded by the coding sequence ATGGCAAAGGTAGCAATAGTAACAGGCAACGCCAAGGGACTTGGCAAAGCAATCTCAGAGCGCTTGTCTGAGCTTGCTTATTTAGAACCGCAAATAATTAGATCTAAGGATTATGATCTCAAAAATCCTCAACAAGCCCAAAGACTAATTCAAGAAACAATTGAGAAATATGGTCAGCTTGATTTATTGGTCAACAATATCGGCACTTATGCTGCAAAGACAATTGATGATTTGGAGATAAATGAATGGCAAGACATGGTAGCAACCAATCTCAACGCAGCTTTTTATTTATCAAAGTATGCTTTGCCACATTTGCGTAAGTCACGCGGTAGCATTATCAATATTGGTTTCGCTGGACTTGAATCTAATATCCCCATGCCAAGAATAATTGCCTATCAAAGTGCCAAGGCGGGTTTGCTGGCATTGACAAAAGGACTTGCAAAGGCTGAAGCTGTGAATCAAGTCAAGATCAATATGGTTTCTCCAGGTACTATGGAAAACTCAGTTGAGCATAATGCTATGGACAAGATACCGATGGGAAGGCTGGCGAAGATGAGTGAGGTTGTTGATGCGGTGATGCTTCTGGTACAAAGTGATTACATCACTGGCCAGAACATTGACATAAGCGGCGGCTGGGGACTGTGA
- the serA gene encoding phosphoglycerate dehydrogenase, which yields MAKVLVTDKLDNIGIDILKESCEVDYKPGISAEDLGKIIGGYDALLVRSQTQATKELLEHAGNLKIIGRAGVGVDNIDVETATEKGIIVVNSPEGNTIAAAEHTVAMMMALARHIARADKSCKENKWERSEFLGTELNGHTLGVVGLGKIGQRVTKVALALGMKVLGYDPFVSEEKAKDLGVTKVELNGIFRSSDFITLHVPRNKETTNLIDKTSIETMKTGVRIINCARGGLINEQDLADAINSGKVAGAAIDVFDKEPCTDSPLHKCGDKVILTPHLGASTSQAQLNVAIDVAEQIRDVLSGGVARSAVNLPGLKPELVKHIKHYLGLAEYMGSMSRQLTQGVIKEIEIEALGQLANKNIEGIKLAILKGVLSVHLDGVSFVNAPLIARERGIKVVELKSEDSGAYIDKLRVTLKTDAGNRTIGGTVLQGDIPAIIQIDKYPVNIRPENHSIVTFHKDQPGVVAQVSKILWESSVNISGMNLGRTKDSASAVMVINVDGEVSDADLTKIEALDGMNIAKYVRLKGNI from the coding sequence GACGCTCTGCTAGTTAGATCACAAACTCAAGCAACCAAAGAACTTCTAGAACATGCTGGCAATCTCAAAATCATCGGCAGAGCCGGTGTTGGCGTAGACAATATCGATGTTGAAACAGCTACTGAAAAAGGTATCATCGTTGTCAATTCACCAGAGGGTAATACGATTGCTGCTGCTGAGCATACCGTTGCAATGATGATGGCACTCGCTCGCCATATTGCAAGAGCAGACAAGTCTTGCAAAGAAAATAAATGGGAGCGTTCTGAATTTCTTGGTACTGAACTTAATGGACACACACTTGGCGTTGTGGGACTTGGCAAAATTGGTCAGCGAGTAACCAAAGTTGCTCTCGCTCTTGGAATGAAAGTCCTTGGATATGATCCTTTTGTCTCTGAAGAAAAAGCAAAAGATCTTGGAGTGACTAAAGTCGAGCTCAACGGAATCTTTCGCAGTTCTGATTTCATTACTCTACACGTGCCGCGTAACAAAGAAACAACTAACCTAATCGACAAAACAAGTATCGAGACAATGAAAACTGGCGTGCGTATCATCAACTGTGCGCGTGGTGGATTAATCAATGAACAGGATCTAGCCGATGCTATCAATTCTGGCAAGGTCGCAGGAGCTGCTATTGATGTTTTTGATAAGGAACCATGCACAGATTCTCCGCTACACAAATGCGGCGATAAAGTAATTCTTACTCCACATCTTGGAGCTAGTACTAGTCAAGCCCAGCTCAATGTCGCAATCGATGTTGCTGAGCAGATTAGAGATGTGCTTAGTGGTGGTGTTGCAAGGTCCGCTGTCAACCTACCAGGACTGAAACCAGAGCTAGTCAAACATATCAAGCACTATCTTGGACTCGCTGAATATATGGGCTCAATGTCTAGGCAACTAACTCAAGGCGTAATTAAAGAAATTGAAATTGAAGCACTCGGACAACTTGCCAATAAAAACATTGAGGGTATCAAACTTGCAATCCTCAAAGGTGTTCTATCAGTGCATCTTGATGGTGTTAGTTTTGTAAACGCTCCATTGATTGCCAGAGAACGTGGTATCAAAGTAGTCGAACTTAAGTCAGAAGATTCTGGCGCATATATCGACAAACTGAGAGTTACACTCAAAACCGATGCAGGTAATAGAACCATTGGCGGGACTGTGCTTCAAGGTGATATCCCTGCAATTATTCAAATTGATAAATATCCAGTCAATATTAGACCAGAGAATCACTCTATCGTGACTTTCCACAAGGACCAACCTGGTGTGGTTGCGCAAGTATCTAAGATACTTTGGGAATCAAGCGTCAATATCAGCGGTATGAACCTTGGACGTACCAAAGACTCTGCAAGCGCCGTGATGGTGATTAACGTAGACGGTGAAGTCTCTGATGCTGATTTAACTAAAATCGAAGCTCTTGATGGTATGAACATTGCTAAGTATGTTCGGTTGAAGGGGAATATATAA